DNA sequence from the Plasmodium cynomolgi strain B DNA, scaffold: 0007, whole genome shotgun sequence genome:
ATTGTTATTGTACAGTAGATGCAAGAAATGCATAACTTTACACTTCGATGATATGCGTATATACCTATATCAATAAAAGTTGTATATGGATATATATAGACAGATATGTTGGCTATATATTTACGcattcattattattaatttgtcAAACACTAATTaatatgctttttttaattattgaaTTAATTGATGTCTTTACCTTTCcagcatatttataatttttttaattgttttagtagcaaatgaacatttggacaattaaaaaattctcttATTTGTttacaataatatatgtacaacatTTTCTCTCTCGTTTTGTAAAGCGAATTCGATGAAacatgatatatatatatatatatatattaattttaattatttaatcaagaaaatttaatgaatatttttttaatatggatacttcgaaaaatatattattaatggtGATTACGTTAAAAGTCTCTCGGAGAGATATTCGTAATTGGAACTTCCTTTAAAACACTATCATCATTATGTAGTCCATTTTTACCCTTTAATGAGTTAATTACACTATATTACTATTTGGGTTATACTccaatattttcaaatgaTGTTTACTATTGTGTGCGCACCAAAAATTGTAGCGATGATGTACATTCCAGAAAATTAACTTATTTCAAGATAAATATACGTAGCATGGTCATATTCTTAGGCTACCATTAAATCAGTAGGTTGGTTACCTACTGTTGAGGAGCTATTAAAGCGCAGTAAGTAACATTAGCTCTTTTTATTAGTTTGCACACAATATAAGTGaattaaaatgtgttttataatattaagaaaaaaaaaattactattaATCAGAGTGGAAAaacataatgaaaaatatctttGTGCTTTTCTTAATAGTATAATGATTTACtcatttgtatatttatgcGTGATATATTTGACTCATATGCATAGCCTTtgttatgcaaaatggaagtgaGCCTTTTCATTAAAGAGTAGCAATTATTCCATGTTAATATATCTCATTTGTCTGCTAAGAAATGATAAGTAAAGAGAGTTCACATTCTTTCGAGTTCATTCATGAAAATGCTAGTCtgtttacatttattttttcgatcCAAATATAATGttaccaaaatgggaacttcACTATGTATAATgatattaattaaatagaaaaagaaatatgtaaatttttgcaGATGTTGAGCTATAATTATCTGCATGGTTACATGAATTTTGTTAAGAATGCTCCTGTATAATATGACGGAAAAGAGAACATAGAAAGGTTAGGACTAATaaatcttttatttattcttgtTAAATGCTTATGAAATTGCGTTATATAGTTAAGAATGCAATGTTAACGGTTCTTAACCGTGGCAAAAATGTTTCtaggataataaaaaaaaaaaaaaaggaaaaataagcTTTGGATGAACTGTgcattaatattttgttacaatACCCGAGAAGCTGTTAAAAACGACATGTTACCACTTTATtgatttgtttgttttgtaattaattttttattgagtATActtttatcttatttttagTTGGTCAATGATGATGTAGCGTGCATATAcgatttttatatttatgcgcCGACATGTCATAATTGAAATACTATAAAAACGTTGgaatatgtagaaaaattcTCATTTATTGCACATTCTCACATTATCAATTATTCACTTATGTAGAGTTTactaaattttattaaaaaacaCATTGATGCTATGTtcatgcaaaatggggagaaaaaggatgAATAAATTCTGAAACAATCAACAgaaatttatcaaatataACGTTTTAtctattttaattatttattttccttttttaaaaatgtgtattgCAGGCTATCTCTGTTGATATGGCTGTTTCAAAGCAAGCCCTATTCAAAATGCTCAATTTGCATGCAGTGGTTTTATggaaaactattttttttttactttctttttttattatataaatatttccttctaatgcatttatttttttattagaaagaggaaaatgaataaatatacacttttagtatttttatttatctttaaTAAAGTACTATAAGTTTCGTTTAATCTATAATGCACTGAAATTGCGTTACTGCCATGGGATGCTAATATTCGTACATTGGCTCACATTGTTATCATttctatttataaaataataattggGAGATTAAAGATTTGCgattattattcatatcaGTACAGTTAAGTGCAGTTGTTTGTCAtcgaaaatgataaaaaccGTATATCAAAGTAGTTTTTTCAtagtaatatttattgagTTATTAATACTCTTTTATTATAACTAATGCATAAtaagagaagaaaatatttcccaAAATTTACTAGTATAATATTGATATTGACTAGATATAACGCAATTTTTGTTATTGTTTGTACTATGTagtagcattttttcatatactATTTATACGTTCTCTACTTCGGGTACTCTCCTACGATCCAGGactgataaaattattttccttttttcaaattattaaataacgacaattaatttttttttttaatcttatACAAATGTATGATCTTGttttcaatatatataaaagaatattGTTGAAACTATTtcaacaaaattttgtgtcTTGTAAATAATGTGATTTAATGAATTAGCCACTACACGTTTTATAtgacttcccttttttccatgcGTTAATgtcttttatataataagcagactaaaatgcattattaagaatagattaaaaaatatattacaagaACCTTAGTAATACCATTTATCACGTCCTTATCATATAGATGCTATTACTTCTACAgtgcatataatattaaCAGTAAACATTttatggaagaaaaaatgagaatccATAATTAtgccaaaatttttacattcatcATTTTAACGTGGATACATCTTTATTGCAGCAGTGTGGTATAAGAAGACCATTGAAAACGCAACGCTgttgtatatttatacatattttgtctgttttatctgttttttcttaaaaatatatcattgcGATggaattaaatatttttataaataacatatccacattattattttttagggTAACATAGATAAAACTGTGGGGAGATATTATAATCTGGAAGGGTTAATGCATTCCAGAAATAGTCGATTGTTATCCAAACGTAAAATCGATAGGGAACATTCAGTAAAAGAAGCAAGAAATGTATCCAtcgataaaacaaaatatgcatctacaaatatgagaaaaaacaaaataccataagaacaaatgaaaaagtcCTAATTGAAGGATacaaaaaacataatttaaGTAAAAACAGAAAATCATCTATTTTTTGAGAGAATAGAttcccatttggaaaaaaaaattattcagcGCTTTTAATTACACATTATATAAAAACCTGGATAAAAaggtttcaaaaaaaaaaaattgtttatggATATGATCTTAATATATACGTCATGTATATTAATTGGTTCATCTGCAATTTGATCAtacattttagaaaaatgtgtaaatccGTTACCATATTGTTGTGTTGCATTTGGTGcgataattttctttatggCATTATATCTTTTCGTGAAAATATACAATGAATCCATTGTTAGGCgagaataacaaaatgacatATAACAATAATGTTTCTGCTTTATAAGTTTTATGcgttaaattataaatatttgtaatatcCTAAATAGTATTATATAGGTAAATAACATTTTGGTCTATTCTTTATCTTTCTAAATTATGCTAAggctttttatatatttttgcaagaAACATTATCTATGCATATGACTACTTTCCATATGAATTTGAATGATAGTGCTcgcttttctcatttttatacgTATTTACCAAGCAtattaatatgcaaaattattatatatattatgaaaacATTAGTACATTATTAATCATATAATGCCAATCAATGAATTCTTGAAATTCAGGATATTTTCACTGGTGTATTAGAATATTAAGATGTGCGAGTAAAGCGACGCTTCTTATGGTTATTAATAAAGAGACCCCATTTccttattaatttatttcattctaATTGTGtaatataaacatgtaaatacatacttttttaatatgtttaGCAAAACAAAGGATAAAAACTATTAGGCTAAAATATGTAACTCATTCATGTGATGAGGTAGAAATTACGATATTGTCCCCTTTACATATTTTctttgaattaaaaaactAAACTTCTATTGGCTTTATTTATGTCATTACCTTCATTCTTATTGTAAGTTTTAATAATTGTGTAAAATTGtgcattctttttaattttaaaaatatatttaggaGCCAAGCCATATAAGATTAACTCGTGCAGAATAAAAAACTtagtaaaaaatacatattttttttttgtcttgaacattaaatattatgaagcctttttacaaaaatttatgttttgtAAATAACGCATATGTTAAGAAGTAGAAACAGAGGAAACGGCGAATCgtgaataaaatatgtcctttttaagataaagaagacaaaaaatcAGCCACATGAATTTAATGAAGCATATTAAATATTACACAATGGAGTACAGGTTTCTAATcctttatgaaaaataaatgcaaagaaGGCCTCTGAATGTATAAATGATTATTTCCCTTTCTTCCATTATTACCCATTTTAAACTAACTCTTTCgcaaatatgtaataatgGTTGTACGCACTGACAACTTTCGAATGTTTGTTATGTGTAGATTTATATTTTGGGATAAATTGTATTGAAGCTAAATATATAGTGGCAGATAATAGCCCAGTTCGATTGGGAAAAAGACGATTCTTCGCAATGTGTGTCGTTTGTGGATGtgtatttattcatattgtatgtgcatatgtacaggCGCATGTGTTcttttatgccattttaaaattacttatttttgtcATCATGGAGAAAGaggatttttaaaaattgttgtttTATGGGCAGTTAAATATAAGATTGGCTTTTTTAAACTTCTATTTGCATAGGTGTTAACTATTTAAATGAGTACTTGGTAGCGTAGAAGAAATCTGCTGTTCGTTCTATTACGCCCTTTGTTCTTATAGCAATAATCCTATTTTGGAAACTAATTTTTCTGACTGTTAACCATTATTTCCCACTGCTTTTCccttatccattttttaataaaggACTCTCTCCATTGGTTAAACGAGgcgtatttattatttttccattctgaCCAATTagaattctttatttttttaattagttTCTCTTTTCTGTCAGTCCAATGTTCccattcttcatttttactaaATACTTTATCCTCCAAATTGGACAAAttctcatcattttcttctgtaCTGGAAATGTCTCCAATTTTTGTTGTCTGTGTATAGGAATCTTCCTCATCATTCAACTCTTGAATTAGCCACtctgccattttttcgttactCCAATTGATCCATTTATTGTCTATTAATTTATTCAAACTCAACTTGTTCCCATAtatccaatttttccaatccTTTTCCATTAAATCATGCCATTCCGTGTTGGCCCAATATTCCCAATCAAAATTATCCCATCCTGaggattttttcaaaatataatttttgtatgttGGATTCAAGTTTCTGTCACAATGTGTCCACTTTTCTTGCATTATTTCTAGCCATTCTTCCCAttctttgtctttttcttGGATCCatatgattttttcattttccaaaGAAGAGGTAAAATCCTTCCATTCACCTTCCAGTTTCACCATCcagttattattttgttcttctctcAATTGAACGTTATTCGCCGCACATTCTTGTTCCGATTCGACTA
Encoded proteins:
- a CDS encoding tryptophan-rich antigen (Pv-fam-a;~putative) — translated: MVSSTSITLFILSSAYLLSDISPSLQYEQIGSTPNLTDLVESEQECAANNVQLREEQNNNWMVKLEGEWKDFTSSLENEKIIWIQEKDKEWEEWLEIMQEKWTHCDRNLNPTYKNYILKKSSGWDNFDWEYWANTEWHDLMEKDWKNWIYGNKLSLNKLIDNKWINWSNEKMAEWLIQELNDEEDSYTQTTKIGDISSTEENDENLSNLEDKVFSKNEEWEHWTDRKEKLIKKIKNSNWSEWKNNKYASFNQWRESFIKKWIREKQWEIMVNSQKN